Genomic window (Blastocatellia bacterium):
GGAGCAGCCATGAAAAGAACTTACATGTCCAAAGAAGTCCTGACCATGGCGCTCGACAATGTGCGGGCGCACAAGTTCCGCAGTTTCCTGACCGTGCTTGGCATCGTCATCGGCGTGGCGACGGTGATCGCCATCGCTTCGCTGCTGACTGGCTTGCGCTCCAATCTGATTCAGTACGTCGAAGACTTCGGCATTAATAACATCTACGCCTTTCACCTCTCGTCTGGCATCCAGATGGGCGGGCGCGACCGGTCAGAACGCAACCGCAAACCGCTCACCGACGAAGACGCCGACGCCTTACGCAACCAGGCCCCGGCGGTCGAAGCGGTGTCGAGCCAGTTATTTCTCTGGCTTCAGGGCGAGCAGCGCACGATTACGAATGGGGATGTGAAGTACAAGCAGGGTAACATCAGCGCGGTTTCGGCGAATTATGCCGGCGTCACCAACATCAATATTTCCGAGGGGCGCTTCTTCAACGAGATTGACGACCAGCACAAGCGCGACGTGATGGTGATCGGCCCGATGGTCGCCGAGGCATTGTTCCCGACACAGAACCAGATCATTGGCTCGAAGGTGCAGTTTTATGGCAAAGAGTTCGAGATCGTCGGCGTCCTCGATAAACGCAAGGTCGCTTTCTTCATGGGCGAAAATGACGAGGACAATTCGGTCTTCATTCCTTACCACACCGGGCGCAAGATGTCGCCCCGCAGCGAATGGATTCTGCTGAACATCCGCGCCAGGACCGGCAAGATTCACGAGGCGCTCGACCAGTGCGAAGAGATTCTGCGCCGTCAACGCGGCGTGAAATACAGCGAGCCGAATAACTTTGACCTGCAAACCGTGGATAAGCTGGTGACTCAGTTCGACAGCATCTTCGCGATGGTCGGCCTGATTGCCATCGCCGTGTCGGGGGTGGGCTTGCTGGTCGGCGGCATCGGCGTGATGAACATTATGCTGGTGAGCGTCACCGAGCGCACCAAAGAGATCGGCGTCCGCAAAGCCATCGGCGCGCGTGGCCGCGACATCGTCCGCCAGTTCCTCTTTGAAGCCATGACGCTGACGTTTTTAGGCGGCGTCCTCGGCGTCGGGCTGGCGGTGGGCGCGAGCTACTTATTGATGCTGATCTTCCCGTCGCTGCCCGCAT
Coding sequences:
- a CDS encoding ABC transporter permease, with product MKRTYMSKEVLTMALDNVRAHKFRSFLTVLGIVIGVATVIAIASLLTGLRSNLIQYVEDFGINNIYAFHLSSGIQMGGRDRSERNRKPLTDEDADALRNQAPAVEAVSSQLFLWLQGEQRTITNGDVKYKQGNISAVSANYAGVTNINISEGRFFNEIDDQHKRDVMVIGPMVAEALFPTQNQIIGSKVQFYGKEFEIVGVLDKRKVAFFMGENDEDNSVFIPYHTGRKMSPRSEWILLNIRARTGKIHEALDQCEEILRRQRGVKYSEPNNFDLQTVDKLVTQFDSIFAMVGLIAIAVSGVGLLVGGIGVMNIMLVSVTERTKEIGVRKAIGARGRDIVRQFLFEAMTLTFLGGVLGVGLAVGASYLLMLIFPSLPASVPMWAVVTGLSVSIGIGLAFGVWPARKASRLDPIEALRYE